From the Lolium rigidum isolate FL_2022 chromosome 2, APGP_CSIRO_Lrig_0.1, whole genome shotgun sequence genome, one window contains:
- the LOC124693157 gene encoding photosynthetic NDH subunit of lumenal location 4, chloroplastic-like, translating into MPPPISPLSLMAASPIPSPPAARPSGRAFTTVASCSSSASASTSTSSDAAAPASAGGGRRGVLALGAGFLASAALLGPAGDAGATRIEYYATVGEKLCDMGFAKSGLGYCDVAVGTGVQPQRGELINIHYTARFPDGTVFDSSYKRGRPLTMRIGAGKILRGLQQGIGGGGGVPPMLVGGKRKLMIPPILAYGPEPAGCFSGDCNIPGNSTILYDILLVGIYK; encoded by the exons ATGCCGCCTCCTATCTCCCCGCTCTCGCTCATGGCCGCCAGCCCAATCCCGTCACCGCCGGCCGCCCGACCAAGCGGCCGCGCCTTTACCACCGTCGCTTCTTGCAGCTCCTCTGCGTCCGCATCCACGTCGACTTCGTCCGATGCGGCTGCGCCGGCATCGGCCGGTGGCGGCAGGAGGGGCGTGCTCGCGCTGGGCGCGGGGTTCCTGGCGTCGGCCGCGCTGCTGGGCCCGGCGGGGGACGCCGGCGCGACGCGCATCGAGTACTACGCCACGGTCGGGGAGAAGCTCTGCGACATGGGCTTCGCCAAGTCCGGCCTCGGCTACTGCGACGTCGCCGTCGGCACCGGGGTGCAGCCACAGCGCGGCGAGCTCATCAAT ATACACTACACCGCAAGGTTCCCCGACGGGACGGTGTTCGACAGCAGCTACAAGCGCGGCAGGCCGCTGACGATGCGCATCGGTGCGGGCAAG ATCCTTCGAGGGCTTCAGCAGGGgattggaggaggcggcggcgtgccACCCATGCTCGTTG GTGGGAAGCGCAAGCTCATGATACCTCCCATTTTGGCTTATGGACCTGAACCAGCAGGCTGCTTCTCAG GAGACTGCAACATTCCCGGAAACTCCACGATCCTATACGACATCCTTCTCGTTGGCATTTACAAGTGA